Proteins encoded within one genomic window of uncultured Draconibacterium sp.:
- the rpmI gene encoding 50S ribosomal protein L35, with product MPKMKTNSGAKKRFRLTGSGKIKRKHAYKSHILTKKSTKRKRNLTYWTTIDKTNESNVKLLLCMK from the coding sequence ATGCCAAAAATGAAAACGAACTCCGGTGCTAAAAAACGTTTTAGATTAACCGGAAGTGGTAAAATTAAAAGGAAGCACGCCTACAAAAGTCATATTTTGACTAAGAAAAGTACAAAACGTAAGCGTAATTTGACTTATTGGACAACAATCGATAAGACAAACGAAAGCAACGTAAAACTTTTGTTGTGCATGAAGTAA
- the infC gene encoding translation initiation factor IF-3 — translation MKRRGPRRKFQPRREQEPQHRINHKIRVPQVRLVGDNIEEQGVYPLRDALKLADEMELDLVEISPKADPPVCKIIDYSKFLYQQKKKQKEMKAKTTKVVVKEIRFGPQTDEHDFQFKLKHAEKFLQDGAKVKAFVFFKGRSILFKDQGEILLLRLATELEEWGTVEQLPKLEGKRMTMFISPKKK, via the coding sequence ATTAAAAGAAGAGGTCCGAGAAGAAAATTCCAGCCCCGTAGAGAGCAGGAACCGCAACACCGGATAAATCACAAGATCAGAGTGCCACAAGTACGTTTAGTGGGAGATAATATCGAAGAACAAGGTGTTTACCCCTTACGTGATGCACTAAAACTAGCAGACGAGATGGAATTGGATTTGGTAGAAATTTCGCCAAAAGCCGATCCTCCGGTTTGTAAAATTATTGATTATTCGAAGTTTCTTTATCAGCAGAAAAAGAAACAAAAGGAGATGAAAGCAAAAACCACAAAAGTTGTGGTAAAAGAAATACGTTTCGGTCCGCAAACTGATGAGCATGACTTCCAGTTTAAACTGAAACATGCCGAAAAATTCCTTCAGGACGGAGCAAAAGTTAAAGCGTTTGTATTTTTTAAAGGACGTTCGATCTTATTTAAAGACCAGGGCGAAATTCTATTGCTGAGATTGGCAACAGAATTAGAAGAATGGGGAACCGTAGAGCAACTGCCAAAACTTGAAGGAAAGCGAATGACAATGTTTATTTCACCTAAAAAGAAATAA
- the thrS gene encoding threonine--tRNA ligase, protein MIKITLPDNSVREFAEPVSGLEIAKSISNRLAKDVLSISVDGEVWDLSRKIDHDANIKLHTWDDREGKETFWHSSAHLMAEAIEAYYPGTKFGIGPTVDTGFYYDIDLPEGKVLSEKDLQKIEQKMLELARQKNDIVRSDISKEDALKMFTEKDDELKQELISELEDGTITLYNQGNFTDLCRGPHLPNTSYIKAIKLTAIAGAYWRGDEKNKMLTRVYGVTFPKAKMLTEYFEMVEEAKKRDHRKIGKEMQLFYFSEAVGQGLPLWLPKGAQLREQLENFLKKVQKKYGYEQVMTPHIGDVKLYKTSGHFQKYGQDSFQPISTPAEGEEYLLKPMNCPHHCEIYKAWPRSYKDLPVRMAEFGTVYRYEQSGELHGLTRVRSFTQDDAHIFCRPDQLKDEFKKVIDIIFIIFKALNFENYTAQISLRDPNKPEKYIGSPENWDKAEEAIVEACEEKGLNTVTELGEAAFYGPKLDFMIKDALGRSWQLGTIQVDYNLPERFELEYIGADDNRHRPVMIHRAPFGSMERFVAVLIEHTAGKFPLWLTPEQVVVLPISEKYNDYAKKVSNFLNISDIRTVVDDRNEKIGRKIRDNELKRIPYLLIVGEKEAESDSVAVRRQGEGDKGTMTTAEFAEFIEKEVRDQLSGLYN, encoded by the coding sequence ATGATAAAAATTACACTTCCTGACAATAGTGTGCGCGAGTTTGCGGAGCCTGTTAGTGGTTTAGAGATTGCCAAATCGATCTCGAACCGCCTGGCAAAGGATGTGCTGTCGATTTCGGTTGATGGCGAAGTTTGGGACTTATCGCGGAAAATAGACCACGATGCCAACATTAAACTGCACACGTGGGACGACAGAGAAGGAAAAGAAACATTCTGGCATTCATCAGCACACTTAATGGCTGAAGCCATTGAAGCTTATTATCCGGGGACCAAATTTGGTATCGGTCCAACTGTTGATACAGGATTTTATTACGATATCGACCTGCCGGAAGGAAAAGTACTTTCGGAAAAAGACCTGCAAAAAATCGAGCAAAAAATGCTTGAGCTGGCACGTCAGAAAAACGATATTGTACGCTCTGATATTTCGAAAGAAGATGCTTTGAAAATGTTCACCGAAAAAGATGACGAACTAAAGCAGGAATTGATAAGCGAATTGGAAGATGGTACAATAACCTTGTACAACCAGGGGAATTTTACTGATTTATGCCGTGGCCCACACTTGCCAAATACCAGCTATATTAAAGCCATTAAATTAACGGCTATTGCAGGTGCTTACTGGCGTGGCGACGAAAAAAATAAAATGCTTACCCGCGTTTACGGTGTTACTTTCCCGAAAGCAAAAATGCTTACGGAATACTTCGAAATGGTTGAGGAAGCTAAAAAACGCGATCACCGTAAAATTGGGAAAGAAATGCAATTGTTTTATTTCTCAGAAGCGGTAGGACAGGGACTTCCGTTGTGGTTGCCAAAAGGGGCACAATTGCGCGAACAACTGGAGAACTTCCTTAAAAAAGTTCAAAAGAAATACGGATACGAGCAGGTGATGACACCGCATATTGGCGATGTGAAGTTGTATAAAACTTCAGGTCACTTTCAAAAGTACGGACAAGACTCTTTTCAGCCGATAAGTACACCGGCAGAAGGAGAGGAGTACTTATTGAAACCGATGAACTGCCCGCACCACTGCGAGATTTATAAAGCGTGGCCGCGTTCGTACAAAGACCTTCCGGTGCGTATGGCCGAATTTGGTACTGTTTACCGTTATGAACAGAGTGGCGAGTTACACGGTTTAACACGTGTACGTAGTTTCACGCAGGACGATGCACACATTTTCTGCCGTCCCGACCAGCTGAAAGATGAGTTCAAGAAAGTAATCGACATTATATTTATCATTTTCAAAGCATTGAACTTTGAGAATTATACTGCACAGATTTCACTACGCGACCCGAATAAACCTGAAAAGTATATCGGATCGCCCGAAAACTGGGACAAAGCAGAAGAAGCAATTGTTGAAGCGTGTGAAGAAAAAGGTTTAAATACGGTTACTGAATTGGGCGAAGCTGCATTTTACGGTCCGAAGCTTGACTTTATGATTAAAGATGCATTGGGACGTAGCTGGCAGTTGGGTACTATCCAGGTTGATTATAACCTGCCCGAACGTTTCGAGCTGGAATATATTGGAGCTGACGATAACCGTCATCGCCCGGTAATGATCCACCGTGCACCGTTCGGATCGATGGAACGCTTTGTGGCTGTGTTAATTGAACATACTGCAGGTAAGTTTCCGTTATGGCTTACACCAGAGCAAGTGGTAGTATTACCTATTAGCGAAAAGTATAACGATTATGCTAAAAAAGTTTCAAATTTTCTAAATATTTCCGATATTCGCACCGTCGTTGACGATCGTAACGAAAAGATTGGTAGGAAGATACGAGACAACGAATTAAAACGAATTCCTTATCTGTTGATTGTTGGAGAAAAAGAAGCAGAGTCGGATTCAGTTGCTGTACGCCGCCAGGGCGAAGGCGACAAAGGAACAATGACAACAGCGGAGTTCGCTGAATTTATTGAAAAAGAAGTAAGAGATCAATTATCAGGATTGTATAACTAA